One Crocosphaera sp. UHCC 0190 DNA window includes the following coding sequences:
- a CDS encoding DEAD/DEAH box helicase has protein sequence MSTLHGIWLKNNHQSNLFVWGETWRTLSLESYSDDVINLHPFGLNKLEFFAYLNTQNIKINQPKEANWDSIIITLPSQKIPKQKQIIPLFSVQLLEDEKRKKTVFLNQWKLEGIYLNVGETINFLSQLPLAFSDNSENYIGQDLKFWTHLYRWSLDLLSRGKYLPGILPQENGNSQGLWYPLLDSVIDQAQLAKFTQLMPIACLENDELTLVSERLLLQKQAIILDFLSTIIDHQIRLFSPLSITPNIFIQKWLQSLTTSSSKIVASDTDIKRLSNALNNWTSSLDDYLITPSKNKLGINQFRVCFKLEIPPSNLPNSGDINWTLKYCLQALDDAEFIIDAQTIWQHPVKQLVWQNRTIENPQETLLKGLGLASRLYFIIKESLQEASPTSCQLDPIQVYEFIRSIAETLKDNGLGVMLPPSLAKGVEEKRLGISLTAGVEAKKGERLSLKSLLNYQLNLAIGETKISQKDFEKLLAKKSPLVEVNGEWIALQPTDVKAAQTILNQSYEPLQLSVEDALRLSTGDNSMLAKLPVTNFETTGDLAQLINSINNNESIKPIENPPGFKGQLRPYQQRGVGWLAFLEKWGLGACLADDMGLGKTPQLLGFLLYLKDEDMLIKPTLIVCPTSVLNNWEREVKKFAPTLSTLIHHGDKRSKGKDFLKAVNKKNLVITSYALIYRDLKSFEQVEWQGIVLDEAQNIKNPQAKQSQALRQLSTQFRVALTGTPVENRLIELWSILDFLNPGFLGTQQFFRRRFATPIEKYGDKESLQIMRSLVRPFILRRLKTDRDIIQDLPEKQEMTVFCGLSSEQAKLYQQLVDNSLIEIEEQTGIQRRGLILSLLLKLKQICNHPGHFLKEKALDSGQKSGKLLRLEEMLEEVIEEGDHALIFTQFSEWGKLLQPYLKKKFSQDVLFLYGATRREKRQEMIDQFQNDPKGPQIFILSLKAGGTGLNLTRANHVFHIDRWWNPAVENQATDRAFRLGQKRNVQVHKFVCTGTLEERINEMLESKQQLAEQTVDTGEQWLTELDTDQLRNLLLLDRDSIIDD, from the coding sequence ATGTCTACTTTACATGGAATTTGGCTTAAAAATAATCATCAAAGCAATTTGTTTGTTTGGGGGGAAACTTGGCGAACTTTATCCTTAGAAAGTTATTCAGATGATGTTATTAATCTACATCCTTTTGGCTTAAATAAATTAGAATTTTTTGCTTATTTAAACACTCAAAATATTAAAATTAATCAACCAAAAGAAGCAAATTGGGATTCTATCATTATTACGTTACCAAGTCAAAAAATTCCTAAGCAAAAGCAAATTATTCCTTTGTTTTCCGTCCAATTATTAGAGGATGAAAAGCGAAAAAAAACGGTATTTTTAAACCAGTGGAAACTAGAAGGAATCTATCTTAATGTCGGGGAAACAATTAATTTTTTGAGTCAGTTACCCTTAGCTTTTTCAGACAATAGTGAAAATTATATTGGTCAAGATCTAAAGTTTTGGACACACCTTTATCGTTGGAGTCTTGATCTGTTGAGTAGGGGTAAATATTTACCAGGAATTCTCCCTCAAGAAAATGGAAACTCTCAAGGTTTATGGTATCCTTTACTTGACAGTGTAATTGATCAGGCACAGTTAGCTAAATTTACCCAACTTATGCCTATAGCTTGTCTAGAAAATGATGAGTTAACTTTAGTATCTGAAAGACTATTACTGCAAAAACAAGCCATAATTCTTGACTTTTTATCAACCATCATTGATCATCAAATTCGTCTATTTTCTCCCTTATCAATTACCCCTAATATTTTTATTCAAAAATGGTTACAGTCTCTGACAACATCATCCTCAAAAATTGTTGCTTCAGACACAGACATTAAACGGCTAAGTAATGCCTTAAATAATTGGACATCTTCTCTTGATGACTATCTCATTACTCCGAGTAAAAATAAACTAGGAATCAATCAATTTCGCGTTTGTTTCAAGTTAGAAATTCCCCCCTCCAATCTACCAAATTCTGGCGATATAAATTGGACGTTAAAATATTGCTTACAAGCGTTAGATGATGCTGAATTTATTATTGATGCCCAAACAATATGGCAACATCCTGTTAAACAATTAGTTTGGCAAAATCGCACGATAGAAAATCCTCAAGAAACCCTATTAAAAGGATTAGGATTAGCTTCACGATTGTATTTTATCATTAAAGAAAGCTTACAAGAAGCATCTCCAACCTCTTGTCAATTAGATCCGATTCAAGTTTATGAATTTATTCGCTCAATTGCTGAAACTTTAAAAGATAATGGTTTAGGAGTTATGCTGCCTCCAAGTTTAGCTAAGGGGGTAGAAGAAAAGCGTTTAGGTATCAGTTTAACCGCAGGAGTTGAAGCGAAAAAAGGAGAAAGACTTAGCCTAAAAAGTTTACTAAATTATCAATTAAACTTGGCCATTGGAGAGACAAAAATTTCTCAGAAAGACTTTGAAAAATTGTTAGCAAAAAAATCTCCTTTAGTGGAAGTTAATGGAGAATGGATCGCCTTACAACCGACGGATGTTAAAGCAGCACAAACTATTTTAAATCAATCTTATGAACCGCTTCAATTATCAGTTGAAGATGCTTTACGCCTCAGTACAGGAGATAACTCAATGTTAGCTAAATTGCCTGTTACCAACTTTGAAACAACGGGAGATTTAGCGCAATTAATTAATAGTATCAATAACAATGAATCCATAAAACCAATTGAAAATCCACCCGGTTTTAAAGGGCAATTAAGACCTTATCAACAGCGAGGAGTTGGTTGGTTAGCATTTCTCGAAAAATGGGGTTTAGGAGCTTGTTTAGCTGATGATATGGGATTAGGAAAAACCCCTCAACTCTTAGGATTTCTCTTATATTTGAAAGACGAAGATATGTTAATAAAACCCACCTTAATTGTCTGCCCTACTTCAGTTTTAAATAATTGGGAAAGAGAAGTGAAAAAATTTGCACCAACCCTCTCTACTTTAATTCATCATGGGGATAAAAGAAGTAAGGGTAAAGACTTTCTCAAAGCAGTTAACAAGAAAAATTTAGTAATTACAAGTTACGCCTTAATTTATCGAGATCTCAAAAGTTTTGAACAGGTTGAATGGCAAGGCATTGTCTTAGATGAAGCGCAAAATATTAAAAATCCTCAAGCAAAACAGTCTCAAGCATTACGTCAATTATCCACACAATTTCGAGTAGCTTTAACAGGAACTCCTGTAGAAAATCGTTTGATAGAATTATGGTCAATCCTTGATTTTCTTAACCCAGGATTTCTAGGAACGCAGCAATTTTTCCGCCGTCGTTTTGCTACCCCAATTGAAAAATATGGGGATAAAGAATCTTTACAAATTATGCGCTCTTTAGTGCGTCCTTTTATTTTAAGAAGATTGAAAACGGATCGAGATATTATTCAAGATTTACCTGAAAAACAGGAAATGACAGTGTTTTGTGGTTTATCTTCGGAACAGGCTAAACTTTATCAGCAATTAGTCGATAATTCTCTCATAGAAATTGAGGAACAAACCGGAATTCAACGCAGGGGATTAATTCTCAGTTTACTCCTAAAATTAAAACAAATTTGTAACCATCCAGGTCATTTTTTAAAAGAAAAAGCTTTAGACTCTGGACAAAAATCAGGAAAATTGTTAAGATTAGAAGAGATGTTAGAAGAAGTTATCGAAGAAGGAGATCATGCCTTAATTTTCACCCAATTTTCGGAGTGGGGAAAACTGTTACAACCCTATTTAAAGAAAAAATTCTCTCAAGATGTTCTCTTTTTATATGGGGCAACTCGTCGAGAAAAACGACAAGAAATGATTGATCAGTTTCAAAATGATCCCAAGGGACCCCAGATTTTTATTCTCTCCTTAAAAGCTGGAGGAACAGGATTAAATTTAACCCGCGCTAATCATGTTTTTCATATTGATCGTTGGTGGAACCCTGCGGTAGAAAATCAAGCGACTGATCGCGCTTTTCGCTTAGGACAAAAACGTAATGTTCAGGTACATAAATTTGTTTGTACTGGAACCTTAGAAGAAAGAATCAATGAAATGTTAGAAAGTAAACAACAATTAGCAGAACAAACTGTTGATACGGGTGAACAATGGTTAACGGAATTAGATACGGATCAGTTACGGAATTTATTATTATTAGATCGAGATTCTATTATTGATGATTAG
- a CDS encoding DevA family ABC transporter ATP-binding protein, which yields MKPVIAIHSLNHFFGKDRLKKQVLFDINLEINPGEIVIMTGPSGSGKTTLLSLIGALRSVQQGSLQTIDYELNGAKEDKLVNVRRYLGYIFQAHNLLPFLTARQNVQMSIELHDHISNQEAIAKSEGMLQMVGLGERVNYYPDQLSGGQKQRVAIARALVSHPKLVLADEPTAALDSKTGRDVVDIMERLTKEQGCTILLVTHDNRILDMADRIIHMEDGHLINS from the coding sequence ATGAAACCTGTTATTGCCATTCATAGTCTTAATCATTTTTTTGGTAAAGATAGATTAAAAAAACAAGTTTTATTTGATATTAATTTAGAGATTAATCCAGGGGAAATTGTGATTATGACAGGCCCCTCTGGTTCAGGCAAAACCACATTACTCTCCCTAATTGGAGCCTTACGCTCAGTGCAACAGGGCAGTCTTCAAACCATTGATTATGAACTTAACGGGGCCAAGGAAGATAAATTAGTTAATGTGCGTCGTTATCTGGGCTATATTTTTCAAGCTCATAACTTATTGCCCTTTTTAACTGCTAGGCAAAATGTACAAATGTCTATCGAATTACATGACCATATTAGTAATCAAGAGGCGATCGCTAAATCGGAAGGGATGTTACAAATGGTAGGGTTAGGGGAACGGGTAAATTATTATCCCGATCAACTCTCAGGAGGGCAAAAACAACGGGTGGCGATCGCTCGTGCCTTAGTGAGTCATCCTAAATTAGTATTAGCAGATGAACCCACTGCTGCCTTAGATAGTAAAACAGGGCGCGACGTGGTTGATATTATGGAAAGGTTAACGAAAGAACAGGGATGTACTATTTTATTAGTCACCCATGATAATCGTATTTTAGATATGGCAGATCGGATTATTCACATGGAAGATGGCCATTTAATTAATTCGTAA
- a CDS encoding ABC exporter membrane fusion protein: MLGSPGKSLYQGKLEKTENQKRPKFLWLLAISGWGVLLTGGVVFYAVPLMRQQIAQSSPSPLSSESPEPSRVAALGYLEPKGETIKVSAPAFQEGARVTQLLVQRGDQVKANQIIAILDSRDRLQSALEQAKTQVQVAQANLAKVKAGAKQGDINAQNARFMGTKAELEGQIAVQRSSIANLEAQLLGERNAQKATIERLKAELRNNTTECQRYQTLNQDGAVSVQEYDRVCLQQEITQKQVQEANANLQRIISTLQDQINSAKANLNRTITTLQTQIAENQAMLSAVSEVRPVDIQVAQSELASAQAAVKQAEANLALAYVKAPRAGQILKVQTWPGEMVQNQGIVELGETAQMYVTAEVYESDVMRVRQGQAVTITADGVVEELQGTVEEIGLQVDRQKVLGTDPTADADARVVEVKIRLNPEDSQRVAQLTNLQVNVIIDSSENR; this comes from the coding sequence ATGTTAGGAAGCCCAGGAAAGTCCTTGTATCAAGGCAAGCTAGAAAAGACAGAAAACCAAAAACGTCCTAAATTCCTCTGGCTACTTGCAATTTCTGGATGGGGAGTTTTGTTAACTGGTGGTGTTGTCTTTTATGCTGTTCCTCTCATGCGCCAACAAATTGCCCAGTCTTCCCCCTCTCCCCTATCCTCAGAGAGTCCAGAGCCTTCTAGAGTCGCTGCATTAGGTTATTTGGAACCCAAAGGAGAAACCATTAAAGTTTCTGCACCTGCTTTTCAGGAAGGAGCGCGGGTTACTCAATTGCTGGTGCAACGGGGTGATCAAGTTAAAGCAAATCAAATCATTGCTATTCTTGATAGCCGCGATCGCCTACAATCAGCTTTAGAGCAAGCCAAAACTCAGGTTCAAGTTGCCCAAGCTAACTTAGCCAAAGTAAAAGCAGGAGCTAAACAAGGGGATATTAACGCCCAAAATGCGAGATTTATGGGAACCAAAGCGGAGCTAGAAGGACAAATTGCGGTACAGCGATCTAGCATTGCTAATTTAGAAGCCCAATTACTCGGAGAAAGAAATGCTCAAAAAGCTACCATTGAGCGATTAAAGGCAGAATTACGCAATAACACTACGGAATGCCAACGCTATCAAACTTTAAATCAAGATGGAGCGGTTTCCGTACAAGAATATGATCGGGTATGTTTGCAGCAAGAAATTACCCAAAAACAAGTACAAGAAGCCAATGCTAATCTTCAACGCATTATTAGCACCTTACAAGACCAAATTAATTCAGCTAAAGCCAATCTAAATCGTACCATCACCACCCTTCAGACACAAATTGCAGAAAACCAAGCTATGCTTAGTGCTGTTTCTGAAGTGCGCCCCGTCGATATACAAGTTGCTCAAAGTGAACTTGCCTCTGCCCAAGCTGCGGTGAAACAAGCTGAAGCTAATTTAGCGTTAGCCTATGTAAAAGCCCCTAGAGCCGGTCAAATCTTAAAAGTTCAGACTTGGCCAGGAGAAATGGTGCAAAATCAGGGCATTGTTGAATTAGGGGAAACGGCGCAAATGTACGTTACCGCAGAAGTTTACGAAAGTGACGTGATGCGAGTACGCCAGGGACAAGCTGTAACAATTACGGCTGATGGGGTAGTAGAAGAATTACAGGGAACTGTTGAAGAAATTGGCTTACAGGTTGATCGACAAAAGGTCTTAGGAACTGATCCAACGGCTGATGCAGATGCTAGAGTAGTGGAAGTTAAAATCCGCCTCAATCCTGAAGATAGTCAACGGGTTGCCCAATTAACCAACTTACAAGTAAATGTCATTATTGACAGTTCTGAAAACCGATGA
- the devC gene encoding ABC transporter permease DevC, which produces MIFKIPTAGLQLRHQKTRLLVALAGVIFAVVIVFVQFGLKHSLFESAVRFHQSLQGDVFLISPKSNALIAMESFNKKRLWQSLAFKEVEFISPIYLGFAQWQNPQDKKYWRKIFVIGIDARRSVLNLPGMQENRNKLKIPENILFDQNSRYEFGSIISSVKEKGKVATQLTQAGQTIKIDVVGLFELGTSFGADGNIVTSDVNFLRIFNKRPQTAIDVGLIKLKPGVNREEFARKLRAYLPKDVKVLSKQEYIEFEQDYWNSSTAIGFIFSLGIVLGIVVGVVVVYQILYSNVSEHLSEYATLKAIGYRNSYLLSMILQQATFIAVLGYIPGFLLSIIIYEVAKKATFLPIAMTVQRAIWVFFLTLIMCFIAGATAIKKLKDADPADIF; this is translated from the coding sequence ATGATTTTTAAAATTCCGACAGCTGGGCTACAACTTAGACACCAAAAAACGCGGCTATTAGTAGCACTTGCTGGCGTGATTTTTGCGGTTGTCATAGTTTTTGTCCAATTTGGATTAAAACACAGTTTATTTGAAAGTGCTGTGCGCTTTCACCAATCATTACAAGGAGATGTTTTTTTAATTAGTCCCAAATCCAATGCCTTAATTGCGATGGAATCCTTTAATAAGAAACGTTTATGGCAATCCTTGGCTTTTAAAGAAGTTGAATTTATTAGTCCCATTTATCTAGGCTTTGCCCAGTGGCAAAATCCCCAAGACAAAAAATATTGGCGGAAAATCTTTGTAATTGGCATTGATGCAAGACGCTCAGTGTTAAATCTGCCAGGTATGCAAGAAAATCGAAACAAGTTAAAAATTCCTGAAAATATCTTGTTCGATCAAAATTCTCGGTATGAATTTGGTTCAATTATCTCGTCCGTCAAAGAAAAGGGGAAAGTAGCGACCCAACTCACTCAGGCTGGTCAAACAATCAAAATTGATGTGGTAGGTTTATTTGAATTAGGAACTTCTTTTGGCGCAGATGGGAATATTGTCACCAGCGATGTTAACTTTTTGAGAATTTTTAATAAACGTCCTCAGACTGCTATTGATGTGGGATTAATTAAATTGAAGCCTGGTGTTAACAGGGAAGAATTTGCTCGTAAACTCAGAGCATACTTACCCAAAGATGTAAAAGTTTTATCAAAACAAGAATACATAGAATTTGAGCAAGATTACTGGAATAGTAGTACAGCCATTGGCTTTATTTTCAGTTTAGGCATTGTTTTAGGGATTGTTGTCGGTGTTGTTGTTGTTTATCAAATTCTTTATAGTAATGTATCAGAACATCTCTCCGAATATGCCACCTTGAAAGCGATTGGTTATCGTAATAGTTATCTGTTATCCATGATTCTCCAGCAAGCTACCTTTATCGCTGTTTTAGGCTATATCCCCGGATTTTTGCTCTCGATAATTATTTATGAGGTGGCGAAAAAAGCGACTTTTTTACCCATTGCCATGACAGTTCAAAGAGCAATTTGGGTGTTTTTTTTAACCCTAATCATGTGTTTTATCGCTGGAGCAACAGCTATCAAAAAGCTGAAAGATGCTGATCCGGCCGATATTTTTTGA